The following is a genomic window from Amphiura filiformis chromosome 4, Afil_fr2py, whole genome shotgun sequence.
TGGGGAATACGCCTAGGCTATTCCCCAATTCCTCATGTTTGCTAATAATTTGGGCCCTGAGACAGCACTCTAAGTGGATAGTAAAATTGGCTGGCACTCAACTTGGACTAGCTATATCCCTGATGgtaatttataaaattaagtggaacaAAAGgaatttaataaaacaaatattgaatgtttttatttgtacataggaaagaatattttcattcggtgaaatatgaattgttccattaaggggtactacaccctgtggtaaattgtgactatttttgcattttctcaaaaatattaacatattggtaacaaaagttatgtatattattggggcaaggaacccagttactacactgaaattccagtgactcaagacaagcggttcagtatttatgatagaaaacgaggtacatcctagctgtaccttatttcttatcataaataacaaaccgcttgtcttgggttactgaaattccagtgtagtaattggattccttgcccctatattatacataacttttgttaccactgcgttattagtttttgagaaaaatgcaaaaatagacacaaatttatcgaggggtgtagtacccccttaaactcgGCAAAGAATAGAACGATATAATAAGCAAGATACATACATAAACACAGGGCTTTTATAATCCACCTTTTTTAGACCACAGCGCAAAAAAACCCATTAACAACATATACAGCAAACAATGAAAAAATGAACCAGACATGGAAATATGGTGACTGTGAACAAGAACTATCAGTAAAAGATATAAGCTAAAATAAGCTCTTTAAACACAAGATCAGCTGAAATACAGATGTGAGCAGGTAAATTGATGAAAAACAATTCTAGGAAAATCTTTACTACATCAAAAGGCCATTTTTTAAAAATAGTTGTTAACATCAATATTTTCTTCAGTTGATGAAGAGCTATTCTTCTTTTAAGCTATTGATACCCTGTGGTTGACAAGTACTTTTGTCACACTGCGGATGTGGCAAAAAACATCACCAGATTCCTACTATTTTTGTTCAAGACAACAAAACTTGAtgagtttttaaaaatttattctgGGAACCTGGAAAGGAATGTTAAATTTCAATATTTGCTCAATGTTTGATATTAAGTGGAAATCTTCCtgattttcaaaatctttacttatctTTAGTAACCTAATAAAAATCACCCTTAATTTCATTCTTTCATAaaagaatattaaacatgtttgtgGTTTCCACAATAAAACTACACTGAAAGTGAAACTAGTCTTGTAAAAATCTTTAGTTTGAATGGTCTGactggtgaaaaaaaaaaaacccaaagaaaTACAGGTTTCAGGCCCTATTTCTGAAAATTGattgaaattgtaattttatttttattaccaATTTGATCAAACTAAAGAATTACGATATGAGAAGATGGAATAGTTtcgtaaataaaacaaaaatgtaatGATGTATGGTGTGGGACCCTTTCTGTACATCTCATCATACTAACTGACATTGGAATACTTTCTCTAGAGAGAGTTTACTTTtcaattttttatgattttgCATTACAGGAAGGTTAGGTAATAAAAAAATCTTGGCAAACATACAGACCATTGGTGTAATGGTAATGATGTTACtggttatagtttgatcagctcataatcggctgTAACTGTTATGCTTTTACCACTACCCGGAAAAGTAGACACGAATTAAGGGTGATATAGTTGTGCgtattaaataaagtagacaaaatataggtcttgaattaataattcgagATACTTCTGGCAAGATATCACAAGATAATTTTccaatcaaaatataaaaatatgagatgTTATAATGCCTGCCAATTAcaaactgatcaaactataggtgaAAGGTGAAATAAGGCATATGTCACAAGTCCTACAATTCTCTGATCAAATGACAGTGATCCATAAACCTAAATATCATAAGTGATACCTACCTTGGCAACGGCCATCTCAAAGTCCTCCTGTGTGACGTGTACTCGTCTCTCTCTCAATGCATACATGCCTGACTCTGTGCAAACACCCTATGTAAACACAACAAGAAATGCAAGCGGTTTGGGGTTAAAAGACACTTTTGATGTTTTTAAGTGATACAGAGGATTTGtctatatgtgatgtgtcatgtcaaaaggagacacttttgggcaggttataaattttgaggtttttacatatcttaaatatagagatattttgctccataacgccattttccccaatgaaatcggacattcctaagcgaagataatgagttcgtaagttatggtattaaaaaatattattgacaatgttgagagtaggaattaccttgaaaaatgtctcaaaaatacaagatgccagttatattccggtctgaaactatcagacaatatttttaacatcacaaattcacaacaaacccaaattgtgaaaaaaatcaccccgggcagatttttggctataatttctccatttacgatcctgcccaaaagtgtctgcttttgacatgacacgtcacatatttgccAGGGCACAAAATTAACAGGTGCAAAGAGCCATTTGATTGAATTTGATTAAAGTATTTTCTAGCATGGCtactaagccccccccccctccccttgaaTACAGTCCACATATTCCACTTTGCATGATAAAACctacaatatataggcctatatatccacTATGATGAATGGTAAAACAGAATATTTGAAGAGTGCATCCTTTCATAATTTATGGCAACAAACTTAATCTCCACCTGACAAATATAAGTTGCATGTTTTGGGCTAAAGTGGGGCCGAGGccaaaaaactggaaaaaaaatgaGACCCCTACAAATCACCTTAATTCTGTTTTCTAGCATCAGAGGAGTATTGTTCCTATCAATCAGTACCTCTTTGTTTGCATTTGAAAATGAACTTTAATGAGCTTCGCTACAGACATTAAAGCAAATTTATCCAGAGATTTGTAAGATCGCATTAGTTGTCATGTAAGTTATACATGTATACGTAATAACATTGACAGAGCTGCCTTATATTTTTTCGAACTAAGGCATGTCAGAGTCTTcaagccatatttttccagttttagtaattttgcttaagggatctggaatgagcattttgagcgtttcgatagtattttgagcacatcgaattgcattctgaatacgaagaatgttcttctgatatcaaataattttgaatttttgaaattcgcaattgaatacacattttatggcaaatcattaaaaattgatatttttgatatttaacagtacttgaagtaaactttataaatctgatgatttatacttaaagtgtatgtaggtgggttgaaaagccgacgatcaattgaaaattttgacctttcgtattgaagatatggattttttcccaaaacaccaaaaaaattaggtcttttggggaaaaaaatccatatcttcaatatgaaaggtcaaaattttcaattgaccgtcggcttttcctccctgctacatacactttaagaatatatcattagatttatataatttaccgaggactgttatatatcaaaattgaaaaatatcaaattttataatttgtcataaaattttattatattgtgattttcaaaaatgaaaattatttgatatcagaaagacatgcttcagtatttagaatacaattcgataggtctgaggtgctctcatgtgccacaaaaaatactgtcgaaacgcaataaacgctcattttagatcccttaaacaatgCGGTTTATTTATGCAGGGTGATACGTTGATCTTATAGTCAAGAAAGCCACTGGTCACATATATATTTTCATATGTATAGCGATTATTGGGTTATgacaaaaaataggtcaaaatgaaAGTTTTTGCATTTCCCCCTCCCAGACAAAAACATGCATTACACACAGCAGAAAAATAAAACCCATTGCAATGAGCCTTAGGATCTCACATATTGAACCCATACCTTTCCCTGtgagtgtgggctttattttttttcaatatatgaGTACAAACTCCGTTAGCTCAGGCACCGCTCCGACTCATCTTAAGCAAATGAAAGAAAATTTCCGTTCGAACTTTTCTTCACATGGACATGATTCCGCATttgacatatgtgacccctcagcacaactaagccctgaagtcgccaatcatcatttttgagatattcaaccaaaatattctgcttgaaattagctttaaaatgatatatatcatgtctatagtacttgacatttaagtagtgaaaaatcaataaaacagtcaataaatcctttgtttcctattgtttattgttaagttcgatggagcatatctcaatagtggcactggcgacatccgggctcagttgtggaggatggtcacatattatgaaTGCATACAATGCACAAGAGACATAATATTTACCACTTAGGCCAAAATAAATTACCGggtaattgtttgcttgtccatagatcactttcagaagttgggtcggtcggtcgggaaaagggttttttttttcttatatcttttttttCCAAGTACCAAAAGTATTAATAATGTGAAGTACTTtttgtatgtaaaacactcactgaccacagaatttccaccaaagatAAATTCAAGGTAAACCCTGATCTATTTGACATGTAAAATACTGCATTTCtaagttcaacaatgttttacTTTGTGTAGACACTGAGGGTGATAATACGAAATATCGGAACCCTTAGCCAGGTACGACTGGACAGGGGaaaacatgcaggaaatggtattttacaacatttattttatatctTCAGTTTTTCAGACGAAAAATTCATGAATCTTTTGGGAAAATggttaaaaaaaccttttttccaaaaaaaaaaagttctggtcAGGACTGCCGAGACGGCCAGTCGGAtttgaggacaagcaaacaactttttttttttgaccttaAAAAAGATGCTTTAGAAACTTAAGTTGTTAAGGGCAGCTACTGTTGGCATACCTCAACTGCAATTTTGTGATGATCTCTCGCTCTTTCTAAGAAGTGATTAATTAATATTTGTCAGAACTTGAACTTTGTAGTCAAAAGATGAATCAGTCCAtttcacccacccacccacctacCGGCTTATGAAATTGAACAATAAACTTTCTTCCTCTGTAATCATATTTCAACCGTCAGTCCGCCACACTCATAGACCCAGTGGCGGCACTACAggtggggcatttgcccccccacccccaataTTTTCTTCCCCCCACTTTAGAGGCAACCTCCCCAAATTaagtaaatttccactttttgtgcaaatttgcataaaattgttgattttgcccccctgaaattcactttgcccccaatgcccccccccccaattcctggtgctgccactgatagACTGTTAATATTTGTACAGTTACCATATTCTGCATCATCTGTGATGATGCTTAAATCTATTACTGTCATCCATTTGATACTATATACCATGCATCATAAACATTGCACATGTGTGATATAATTATAAATGTGTGCATAGTTCATATTGAGCAGTATCATTTAAAGactcatcttttattttcttGCAGGCAATTAAAGTTATaatcagggacaggcgattttgcgcggaaaaaaatagcaaattgcgcggaacttttttttcagtgcaaatcatgtatccctgcccataggaaaaaaaatagccaattgtgcggaaaaaaagttccgcgtaAATCGCTTGTCCCTGGTTATTATCAATGGATTTCATGAAGCAAAACACCCTACAATTCATCAGAATTCACATTTTTTTGCCTTTTACGACAATCATTGATTGTGCTACTGAAGTAGCAATGATGGCAAACATGAAAGCCAATAGGTTAAGACAAGATTGgatatcaaaatttgacacaGAATAAAAGTAGCTCTAGGCTGTTGAATTTGGCATGGTATGGTATGCTACTTACGCTAACAGCAGACGTATGAAGATATCAATTTAAACTCACAGATGTTTAAATGCTTTATGAAATAGACATGAGATATCAAATTGGTTAACATAATATATAATTGTTAATCATTTGGTGTGCTGTTAAAACTAAATACCTTGTACCGAAAATTTCTGATAAACACTTTGAAGCACTTTTCTAAAGGGTTCCTAAAGCTATAAAACCAACTATAAAACATACATGTAATAATGGCTGAGTTACATTAAACTGCTTGAAATCAGGTGATAGTAAAACTTTGtaacacctcatgaatattcatgagcaaatcatgCCAATTTATTGGTCAATTGTAAATGACAACCTATTTCACAATACACTATACAGGAAGatatttttgtgctattccttttctccgatcgaccttccttttacgcgctattaaccaatcagggattgcagggaatttgattgacagtgacgtcagacgcaaactaatcttttttatctctgtcttcaattatagttttCCCTATCTACATGACAATCTTACCCCCATAGCCTAAGTTTgctgtaataaaacaaatactatatGGTTTATATCGGGGGGAAATAGGGCAACTAAATTTTCCTCAGTACTGGCTACAGGGTGATAGGCCTGTAGCCAGTACCTCAAGAAAATAGTTTGTCCTATTTCCCCTTCAACCATGTAGCATTTGTATAGTACAATCCCTCtttgaaagatgtattgttctattttcaacaactcttcctatacctttgtagtttgtacaggagccaaccgttgttaatccgtgatgaatccacagtccagtagcgtatacgcgaacgcaaggttttGCGTACGCGTTACACATgaacgcgtaaaattcgtcatgcctggaacgtatgcgtaaacatgaactctcttatgttggtggtagcagctaaatattaccgctttattctttagttttattgccgatatcaacagagaaataccgcgatcttcttgtaaaggttgagtggcaatgacaaatggacattccgaatgaaataatcatgtgaattggaCATCTTTaacttgtttcgttgttgaaagggattcaatcatgtttcaccgttgttcatcaccgattaacaactcgcgtccagcgcatctgcgtggtttacttcgctcgggcagctaaagctgccctcgcgtcTGGCGCGTCTATGTGGTTtgaaccactcagacgacgcggacgcatcgttgttaatcggtgatgaacaatggtgaaacatgattaaatCCCTAATTGGCTTGCAAATGGAAAAAGATAGTAAGCTATATTTCTACTATCACACTTGAAAACAGcaagtatacatgtatgtattctaGGCATATGATAACTACAGAATACCCACCTCACCTCCCAACAcagcgttagggttagggttaggattagggttagggttataggcaccctgagcgggggtattctgtagttactccgTATTCTATTCACTGCACAGGTGCATTCAGAGACACCTGTTAACTGTGCgttctctccctttctcttcacATACCTTTACTTCAGCTCCCGAGGCACCAGGCATCAGCTCGGCAATCTTCCTCAGATTAATACCTCTCGTCAGATTCATCTTACGGGAATGGATCTTCAAAATGTCCAGACGAGCCTCCTCATTGGGTGGTGGGAACTCAATCTTACGATCGATACGTCCGGGACGCAGAAGGGCGGAATCTAGGATGTCAATTCGATTTGTTGCCATAATAACCTAGGATAAAGTAGAGAGAGACAATTGATAAGTGATTTACTAATTAATAATACTCTAATTTGGCAAATAATCAGAAAGCCTTTTCATACTTGTGAACTTTAATCAATTCAAAGCTGTATTGTTTTACCTTAATATTCTTTGTAGCTTCAAAACCATCGAGTTGATTGAGTAATTCTAACATAGTACGCTGCACTTCGCTATCACCCCCTGAGCTGCCTTCAATACGTGTGCTGCCTATAGAGTCAATCTCATCCATGAATATAATGGACGGAGCATGCTCTCTGCAAAAAAAATACAATCACATGTACCGTTATTAGCGTTTGATTCACTATTTGTAGTGGAATTCCATCATTAAACATTCCAATATTAGATGTATTGTAGATTACATGTGGAGTGGGAATGATCCAAAAACTACCATCAGAAATTCAATTGAATTAACAAAATGTGCCTTTATTCACttcatgcatggtcatcaagtttgagggtagagccttgatctggcagcatgcatgaatgggaattgaacgagtcatataacattgtataaagtgacgtaattctttctttcatgtctacaggaagagtcaaaccctgtgcacgttaagtgtcagagctattcgaaaagagaagcgacaccatccccggttctgatatttgcaatcaatcctaggttccaggatcgtgcataggtaaactgtgcacgttaagcccgtgcAACAATACTCAAATTAAAGTATTACCCAATATGGCGGAACAATGTAAGGGGTGAATAACCACACACATGACATAATTTCACACGTCTGATgtgttctttaaccctaacccgcccgtatactacaaaatactacttgatatagatgcgctgttcgtgcgtgcatcccacgtggtgtgatgatgcaatcgccctaagtgatatataggcacggtttcgctggccagcgaagcccaagacccgtggcaaggtgtcgccgacccagtgcttggcatgcgaggggtctctggttcgaatcccacccagagcaaacaacttgtttctttcttttctctctttattccttccttctttcccttcctgtagccaaaaagcccctggcgggttagggaTAACCTCCCTCTGTGCATGTTGTCATGGTTGAGTGGAGGGCATACATTTGTTCGTCACGCTGTATTCATTCAACTGCCTTTCTTTGCATATATAAACCAAGGAAACATGTGTGTGATGGGGAAGCAAAGTAAAGACCAAAAAGGGTAATTTCGTAAGTTCGACACTGAGCAGCACTAGAAACTCTTTTTGTGGTTTGGCTATGTACCCATCAGGGCTTGAATTCTGGCACTTACTCATTGAAATGAGAGCGGTAAACATGTCCAGAAAGTCGTACAAGTATTGTTACTTCCTGAAAGTCCAGTTGCACAATATGGGCACAACAAATAAATGTCACCCAAAGCTTCTCATTAAACAAAACTTCAACAATAATTATGCACTAAGAAAACTACCAAAAATATATATGGGCTAGATGAATATTGGTGATGGGTCAGTTGTGAAACAAAGCAACCAGTGCTCTCTGGACCAATGGGCAAGGTGAAAGTGAGAGCCCTGGTACCCACCTGTAATAATTTGAAACACAGCAACTTGTATTTGACATACCTGGCCATTACAAAGAGTTCTCTGACCATACGTGAACCTTCACCGATGAATTTCTGCACCAGTTCTGATCCTGATACCCTGATGAATGTGCACTCAGTGTGGTGAGCTACTGCCCTTGCAAGTAGTGTTTTGCCTGTGCCTGGTGGCCCatataaaagtacaaaaaaaaaaaaaagggaagatAAGAATGAGTCTTCTACTCAAAAGactttaataaaaaaatgttatctgcccAATGAAGCAAACACTAAGTGGTTCTCCAGGTATTACCAGATTAAAAATGCTGGAAATCCAAGCTTAAGAGAGACTCATTCTTATTAAGCTTGATCTGTCCTTTATTTACATAGCACCACTTCTCTTCTCTAGTCTTTTGTTTGCCATTAATTATGGTAGGTACATTGAGTTCTATCAGGCAACTTTTGCTAGATTTTAGTGGAAGCATGACTCATAATGTACTTTGTTTTTCAGACCATAAGGCATTCATTTCATAAGATGAGCCTGGGTGTAAAAACGTTTTTGAGGGTCACATTTTAGGCAGTTTGATGGGTCGCATAGagcattattttttgttttatattttcataATGTTGCAATGTTGATAGCCACAATGGTCACCCTGCATTAGATGAATGTGTTTTGGGGCATGTATATTATACTCCCAAGGTCAAATGCAGCGACTAAAGTTTCAGCCAAAGAAGAACGGCATTtgcttacattttgagagcgtgcaaaGTGTAAACAtgaaagtggggttctgattcaatcgtctgacaatcatcaCAACAGACGTGGTAATCTGATTGGTCGATTACGCGTCAAAACGTTGGCCGGTGCAAACAAAGCTTctcgtatgtcgctcattaacaaggCGCTCGTGTTAACCTGAACAAGGGACTgcagttcttctctgaaacccgaGCTTAGTACTTACCTTTGGCTGTGCAATTCCTAAAGCATCAAACAGCTCTGGATGTTTGACAGGCAATTCAATGACCTCTTTGATTTCTTTGATCTGTTTGTTGAGACCGCCAACCATTTCATAGGTGGAGTCTGGCACTTTCTCAACCATCATCAAGCTGACGAGAGGATCCACCTATACAAGCAAGAAAACatcaatataaataaatggatGTATATGTAGAATGCCATTAACTAGTTAAGCTCTATTACATCAAGTCATCATTTtcacacataaaatacacatgtaataCAATGCACAGttacataaataaaatatttatttaattttttttctaatttcttaATCTATTATTTCTAACAGCAATAAACTTCTCAGTATCTCTACAAGATTTCAGAAagtttacaaaaaacattaaatatgGCGTTACTGTCATCCCATTTACAAGTATAAATAAAAATACTTtgcataaagaaagaaaaaagttttgattttcaaAACCTAAAAGGCCCAAAGTGACATTTCTCATCTAAGTTCAAGGGAATTTCCCAAAAGGTAAGTGTGAGCTTTTATCACTGCGAGAATGCAACGGAAGTGTAGAGTGTGATTGCCAACTTATATCTACGTAACAAGTTCACCTATCTGTGAGTTATTCCTTACCTTGTTTGGTAGAATCTTGTGTAATGTGTGACTGTCATTTCGTAGTGCTACTCTACAGTTGGGTTGGATgtcattgatatctactgactTGTCAATGTCAACTACAAATTTACCTTCTGGATGAACCTGAAATAAAGGTAAAATGGTTACAATTATTAGAACTGTATTGAACTGATTAAGTGCCCCTAAATAAAGTCATTTCAAGAGGCACTACAGTATTAGCACTATAATCGACATGCAGAAAAAGTTGCCGAcgtttttttatgtcgacatgtTGATGGATTTTTCCGACATGTCGACAAGAAAAAACCATTTCAATGACACCACTATTATATCCAATTGAATGGATACTCCTGAGCAATAAACCTTGTTTTCCTGCAGCTCATCCATGATAGCACAGCCCCCTGGGGAGGTTATGAGACGCAGTAGATGCGTGGAAGTACACACACATCTAAAATGGCATGCTGTGTGTGCATTCACTTTACTTTTTCACTGATTACTGGATATTTTCCATACAAAATGATGGTGCAACTTGCGATAATAATTTAACATAAATTAAACATAGATATTACACTCATTGCAACTCGATATCCAGACTGTTttcctaaggccaaaaaaaaaaaaaaagttcgtaTCAAAAATTACGCGCTCGTTTaaaaaatcccacgatttgacaaaaaacaaatgcggaaattttttttatttaaaaaaaaaatatttttttaatagttttttccagaaaaaatcggcgaaaaaagtcgggaataaaaaaatcgcatttcgcatttgttttaaatttctcgtgagctttgagacaaaccttttttttttttgtggcctaaTTCCTAAATTACATAAGTCCACAGGGTGTGCTAATTACGGGACACTAATCAGGGTGAATTTGAACTGCAGAATAACAAGATTGAACTCAAAGTAACTGAGCAACAAATATCTGTTAGCTATCATTGTGCTAATTTTACCCCTTCCTATCATTTACCATATAGCTGTTAATAAATTCAAAGAAAActtatatttttgatcaaaaaggaCAACCATTTTACAACATCATTAGAACAGCATACCTTCACTAAGACTTTCTTTTTGTCCATTGCTTTTACCACCTCCCCAACATGAGATCCTTGCTCCTGGAGAAGTTGTAACTCCTCCCGTAACATGCGCACTGCAAAAAGAATGTAAGGGATTCAAGACAAGCATTATTACTTATAGTGCATAATTAGTAAAGTGACACTGGCCGGTGCTTTGCAATTGTGGCAGAACCTTAGCAACAACATAACACTTAATTTTATTGCTAtccatttcaaaaacaaaacacaatttgTCAGTTTGCATCCAGGTTTCTCTACACCTTTGATAGATGGGATTTATTCTTTTGTTGTGCATTTctcatattttcacatttttgtcatcAGCGGTCATTCCTTTTTTTACAGCAAAGGGTAAAATGACTAAGACGCATAATAAATGtaagggtacaattaccgaatagggtgcaacttgctagacttgag
Proteins encoded in this region:
- the LOC140150945 gene encoding LOW QUALITY PROTEIN: 26S proteasome regulatory subunit 8-like (The sequence of the model RefSeq protein was modified relative to this genomic sequence to represent the inferred CDS: inserted 1 base in 1 codon), whose translation is MEVDANGDGRSEGIRXYYLTKLEELQMVVTEKSQNLRRLEAQRNELNAKVRMLREELQLLQEQGSHVGEVVKAMDKKKVLVKVHPEGKFVVDIDKSVDINDIQPNCRVALRNDSHTLHKILPNKVDPLVSLMMVEKVPDSTYEMVGGLNKQIKEIKEVIELPVKHPELFDALGIAQPKFVLLYGPPGTGKTLLARAVAHHTECTFIRVSGSELVQKFIGEGSRMVRELFVMAREHAPSIIFMDEIDSIGSTRIEGSSGGDSEVQRTMLELLNQLDGFEATKNIKVIMATNRIDILDSALLRPGRIDRKIEFPPPNEEARLDILKIHSRKMNLTRGINLRKIAELMPGASGAEVKGVCTESGMYALRERRVHVTQEDFEMAVAKVMQKDSEKNMSIKKFWK